A single window of Culicoides brevitarsis isolate CSIRO-B50_1 chromosome 3, AGI_CSIRO_Cbre_v1, whole genome shotgun sequence DNA harbors:
- the LOC134833819 gene encoding putative pre-mRNA-splicing factor ATP-dependent RNA helicase DHX16, with product MSKYKKHRPMCHMIVLTLMMIVLFSTALGLDTTNSQEQVKVKYRHRRENDEDENFIALAPADGDEFNLESVLDKDKQMPAIVRLDPVLDSSEETEDDFIELSAKKNDDNDNGSNNDYKNYDADKYNRFFDSVDINEEQRRILNDSTPVFGRIDSDADDYLDSTTVLTTTSTTTTTTSTPSPYVREIYKTSAEVDDDLENNNYDEDTDEDDDELQLRRNHHSKFKKMRKHTRKHHKSSSYLPEYYSHSFSPAHHHFSRFHRDDEFGENPHSHRRRTKHRNRKLSQTFGTEQRQVKDDGQFRSGYRANYGSDQYRGRISFYDNSNRLETHDDVTRKINGKSKEKYPYFNKVKSHLEEEDDDLPPYVKKYNRRNKQLIDLLEGTLPPQSEKRFHAKKNPHWLEDDLFEEQKPSKNKWSTEIEATAHPNALPEDNVRVIYDEKSRNFSKSAKFNLTASSIASNNHSPPFKVSSRAGQFIYHTVTQSPSASGSGIFGGVKKKRLPFVAITDRKVGSPTRTRRRTDSNNSISTKNEQNRLTMP from the exons GACTCGATACAACAAATTCACAAGAACAAGTTAAA GTTAAATACCGACATCGACGCGAAAATGATGAAGATGAGAATTTTATTGCACTGGCACCAGCTGACGGCGACGAGTTTAATCTGGAAAGTGTTCTCGACAAAGACAAACAGATGCCGGCAATTGTGCGTCTCGATCCCGTGCTCGATAGCAGCGAAGAGACCGAAGACGATTTTATCGAGTTGTCGGCAAAGAAGAACGACGATAATGATAATGGAAGCAATAacgattacaaaaattatgatgcaGATAAATATAATAGGTTTTTCGACAGTGTCGACATCAATGAGGAGCAACGACGCATTCTCAACGATAGCACACCCGTTTTTGGCAGAATTGACTCCGATGCCGACGATTACTTGG ATTCAACAACCGTACtaacgacgacgtcgacaacaacaacaacaacctctACTCCATCGCCGTACGTGCGAGAAATTTACAAGACAAGTGCTGAAGTTGATGACGACTTGGAAAACAACAACTACGACGAGGATACCGACGAAGACGACGATGAGCTTCAGTTACGCCGGAATCATcactcaaaattcaaaaagatgCGAAAACACACAAGAAAACATCACAAGTCGTCATCTTATCTTCCAGAATATTACTCGCATTCCTTCTCGCCCGCACACCATCATTTTTCTCGCTTTCATCGCGACGACGAGTTTGGAGAAAATCCTCATTCGCATCGTCGTCGCACCAAACATCGCAATCGGAAGCTTTCGCAGACTTTTGGCACGGAGCAGCGTCAAGTGAAGGACGACGGGCAATTCCGTTCGGGATATCGCGCCAATTACGGAAGTGACCAATATCGCGGACGCATCAGTTTCTACGACAATTCGAACCGTTTGGAGACTCATGATGACGTCACACGGAAAATTAACGGAAAATCCAAGGAAAAATATCCGTATTTTAATAAAGTGAAGTCGCATCTCGAGGAAGAAGACGACGATTTGCCGCCGTACGTGAAAAAATACAATCGCCGGAACAAGCAGTTGATCGATTTGCTCGAAGGAACGCTCCCGCCGCAGTCCGAGAAGCGATTTCACGCGAAAAAAAACCCGCATTGGCTCGAAGATGACTTGTTCGAGGAACAAAAGCCgagcaaaaataaatggagCACCGAAATTGAGGCAACTGCCCATCCAAATGCCTTACCGGAGGACAATGTTCGCGTCATTTACGACGAAAAATCCCGGAATTTCAGCAAATCGGCAAAATTCAACCTTACCGCATCCAGTATAGCAAGCAATAATCACTCGCCCCCGTTCAAGGTGTCGTCGCGCGCCGGGCAATTCATCTATCACACAGTCACCCAATCTCCCTCGGCGTCGGGTTCGGGCATCTTTGGGGGTGTCAAGAAGAAACGACTCCCATTCGTCGCGATTACTGATCGCAAAGTTGGGAGTCCGACAAGAACGCGACGTCGCACCGACAGCAACAATAGTATTAGcacgaaaaatgaacaaaatcgCCTAACGATGCCTTAA